The DNA window TTAATACAGTAGAGGCTGTTTCTTCTGTCCATATGCTCTGTATCCACCATCGCTGGCTGAAGAAATACAATAAGGATCATGCTCCATTTTTAACCTTTTTATTAGAGGTTATTACGCATAAATTTTATAAGTCAGATACATTAAGCCGTAAGCTGATGTACTCCGCAGATGTTCGGCTAGCTAGTTATTTACTATCCGTTTCCTTTGATGAATCTGATGCACTTTTTGAAGGACAGCAGGAAGCGATCAGCTTAAAGGATGTAGCCAACCTAATCGGAATTAGCTACAGACATTTAAATCGAGTGATTCAACAGTTTTGTTCAAAGGGATTAATTGAACGGAAAAAGGGGTCCATTAAAGTGAAGGATCGGGAAGGCTTAAGAAGACTAGCCGATCAAAATATCTATGAGTAGTGCTGAATGGGCAGAATAGGGGAGTAACAGATGATTTTAGGTATACTACTAGGACTGATAGCGGGCTCATTAGTCGGTGTGCAAAATATTTTTAACAGCAAGGTCAATGAACGAGCCAGTACATGGGCTACAACTACGCTGGTATTGGGCATGGGCTTTTTAGCATCGTTGACGATGGGTTTGATATTTGAAGGGAAGCAACTATTTGAGCTAGCGAATATGCAGACGTGGTACTGGTTTAGTGGTTTAATTGGAGTTGGAGTGGTGACCTGTCTGGTTCAGGGAATAAGACGTTTGGGAGCGACGTACGCTATTTTTATCATGCTAACCTCTCAGCTTATTTTCGCTGTGCTCTTTGATTCATTTGGTTTGTTTGGCCTAGAAAAGGTTCCATTTACGCTGAAACATTTCGTTGGAGTTCTTATTATCATTGCTGGTATCTTTGTATTTAAGTTGAATGGCAAAAAGGTAGGAAGTAAATCTGCGTTGAACCAATAAGAATTAATATGTGAATCATAAAAAGATGTGAAGGTATGAAAGTCCTTGATATCTTTTTTTATTTAAGGA is part of the Bacillus horti genome and encodes:
- a CDS encoding Crp/Fnr family transcriptional regulator; amino-acid sequence: MKEIRDHELLHSYLTTYKLEEIFHEPLLPHMAIVSFDQGELICSQGEPSEYLYVLVKGKVKIFTTSPGGQALILSFKMPLDMIGDIEYVQGIDFINTVEAVSSVHMLCIHHRWLKKYNKDHAPFLTFLLEVITHKFYKSDTLSRKLMYSADVRLASYLLSVSFDESDALFEGQQEAISLKDVANLIGISYRHLNRVIQQFCSKGLIERKKGSIKVKDREGLRRLADQNIYE
- a CDS encoding DMT family transporter, whose protein sequence is MILGILLGLIAGSLVGVQNIFNSKVNERASTWATTTLVLGMGFLASLTMGLIFEGKQLFELANMQTWYWFSGLIGVGVVTCLVQGIRRLGATYAIFIMLTSQLIFAVLFDSFGLFGLEKVPFTLKHFVGVLIIIAGIFVFKLNGKKVGSKSALNQ